A section of the Bradyrhizobium oligotrophicum S58 genome encodes:
- a CDS encoding thiamine pyrophosphate-dependent enzyme, whose translation MGATLDRRAAVKALLADRGDMLVVSGLGSSSYDVVAAGDHPANFYLWGAMGGAVMIGLGLALAQPSRPVAVITGDGEQLMGLGSLATSAAKKPNNLSIIVLDNAHFGETGMQMSHSGLGARLELIAAGAGFPSVSTIETRAALDAFRPKLHDLQGPHFVRVAISTDHVDRALPPRDGVFLKNRLRAHLGFPVS comes from the coding sequence ATGGGCGCAACACTCGATCGTCGCGCCGCGGTGAAGGCGCTGCTCGCAGACCGCGGCGACATGCTGGTCGTCAGCGGCCTCGGCTCGTCGTCCTACGATGTGGTCGCTGCCGGCGACCATCCGGCGAACTTCTATCTGTGGGGCGCGATGGGCGGCGCCGTCATGATCGGCCTCGGCCTGGCGCTGGCGCAGCCATCGCGGCCGGTCGCGGTCATCACCGGCGACGGCGAGCAGCTGATGGGGCTCGGCAGCCTCGCGACCTCGGCTGCCAAGAAGCCGAACAACCTCTCCATCATCGTGCTCGACAACGCCCATTTCGGCGAGACCGGCATGCAGATGAGCCATTCAGGGCTCGGCGCCAGGCTGGAGCTGATCGCTGCCGGCGCCGGCTTCCCCTCGGTGAGCACGATCGAAACGCGTGCTGCGCTCGACGCCTTCCGGCCGAAGCTGCACGATCTGCAGGGTCCGCATTTCGTCCGCGTCGCGATCTCGACCGATCATGTCGACCGTGCCCTGCCGCCGCGCGACGGCGTATTCCTGAAGAACCGTCTTCGCGCCCATCTCGGATTTCCCGTCAGCTAG
- a CDS encoding MarR family winged helix-turn-helix transcriptional regulator, with translation MSDPDLTLVDDIRAASRLMVRELGFMESTVAATDHPPSAVHAIVEIGLRGQMTALQLGQILHLEKSSISRMVRKLIDSGELQETIDPGDARSKPLCLTAKGRKTLAELHAFGRHQVQGALASLSKAERRTVRDGLLLYAHALEAWRAAEADMQPSG, from the coding sequence ATGTCTGATCCCGATCTCACCCTCGTCGACGATATCCGCGCCGCTTCGCGCCTGATGGTGCGCGAGCTCGGTTTCATGGAATCAACGGTGGCCGCGACCGACCATCCGCCGTCGGCGGTCCACGCCATCGTGGAGATCGGCCTGCGCGGACAAATGACAGCGCTGCAGCTTGGCCAGATTCTGCATCTGGAGAAATCCAGCATCAGCCGCATGGTGCGAAAGCTGATCGACAGCGGCGAGCTGCAGGAGACGATCGATCCCGGGGATGCCCGCAGCAAGCCGCTGTGCCTCACCGCCAAGGGACGGAAGACGCTGGCCGAACTGCATGCGTTCGGCCGGCACCAGGTTCAAGGCGCGCTGGCGTCGCTGTCGAAGGCCGAGCGGCGCACGGTGCGCGACGGCCTGCTGCTGTACGCCCACGCGCTCGAAGCGTGGCGCGCCGCAGAAGCGGACATGCAACCGTCAGGCTGA
- a CDS encoding SDR family oxidoreductase has translation MQVTGNIVVVTGGARGIGRALCEAFAKAGAAKVIVADLDEAGAKAVADAIGGAAFKCDVSLEADIRHVIEETERQFGPIALFCSNAGIGGGFDPLSVNVGGTSDEPWARSWAIHVMAHVYAARYLIPRYKARGGGYFLNTISAAGLLSQVGSAPYSTTKHAAVGFAENLAISHKADNIRISILCPQGVDTDMLRAIPKGPQSGDGDLSAEQVAQDVLKGLAEESFLILPHPQVLGYMRKKTENYDRWLGGMAKIQAKMREEFGK, from the coding sequence ATGCAGGTGACCGGCAACATCGTGGTGGTCACCGGCGGAGCCCGCGGCATCGGCAGGGCGCTGTGTGAGGCCTTTGCGAAGGCCGGTGCTGCCAAGGTGATCGTGGCCGATCTCGATGAAGCCGGCGCCAAGGCCGTCGCGGACGCGATCGGCGGCGCGGCTTTCAAATGCGACGTCTCCCTGGAAGCTGACATCAGGCACGTCATCGAGGAGACGGAGCGGCAGTTCGGGCCGATTGCGCTGTTCTGTTCCAATGCCGGCATCGGTGGCGGCTTCGATCCGCTGTCGGTGAATGTCGGCGGCACGTCCGACGAGCCATGGGCGCGCAGCTGGGCCATTCACGTCATGGCGCACGTCTATGCCGCGCGGTACCTGATCCCGCGCTACAAGGCGCGCGGCGGCGGCTATTTCCTCAACACGATCTCGGCGGCGGGCCTGTTGTCGCAGGTCGGCAGCGCGCCGTATTCGACCACCAAGCATGCCGCGGTCGGGTTTGCCGAGAATCTCGCGATCTCGCACAAGGCCGACAACATCAGGATCTCGATCCTGTGCCCGCAGGGCGTCGACACGGACATGCTGCGCGCGATCCCGAAGGGGCCACAATCCGGCGACGGCGACCTCTCGGCGGAGCAGGTCGCGCAGGACGTGCTGAAGGGCCTTGCCGAGGAGAGCTTCCTGATCCTGCCGCATCCCCAGGTGCTCGGCTATATGCGCAAGAAGACCGAGAACTACGACCGCTGGCTCGGCGGCATGGCCAAGATCCAGGCCAAGATGCGGGAGGAGTTTGGGAAGTAG
- the trhA gene encoding PAQR family membrane homeostasis protein TrhA, whose amino-acid sequence MNVFRLKQFASTSVHAATGAVRWNYDKVEMIADGIVHIVGIAAGLVAATVLVVLTSIYANPVDIVVVSIYVAGLLSMLILSATYNLWPVSPTKWVLRRFDHSAIYVLIAATYTPFIASLKDTLFSVALLLGVWGVAIFGIVLKLRWPGRFDALSIGLYLALGWSGIMMYDRVITVMPTSVLACVLTGGILYSLGVIFHSWRRLRFQNAIWHGFVLLGAGFHYTAVLDLVLT is encoded by the coding sequence ATGAACGTATTTCGACTGAAGCAGTTCGCCTCGACCTCCGTCCACGCCGCCACCGGTGCAGTCCGCTGGAATTACGACAAGGTCGAGATGATTGCCGATGGCATCGTCCACATCGTCGGCATCGCCGCCGGCCTGGTCGCTGCGACCGTGCTCGTGGTGCTGACCTCGATCTATGCCAACCCCGTCGACATCGTGGTCGTGTCGATCTACGTGGCCGGCCTGCTGTCGATGCTGATCCTGTCGGCGACCTATAATCTGTGGCCGGTCTCGCCCACCAAATGGGTGCTGCGCCGGTTCGATCATTCGGCAATCTATGTGCTGATCGCGGCCACCTATACGCCGTTCATCGCGTCGCTGAAGGACACGCTGTTCTCGGTTGCGCTGCTGCTCGGCGTCTGGGGCGTGGCCATCTTCGGCATCGTGCTCAAGCTGCGCTGGCCGGGCCGCTTCGACGCGCTGTCGATCGGGCTGTATCTGGCGCTCGGCTGGAGCGGCATCATGATGTACGACCGCGTCATCACCGTCATGCCCACCTCGGTGCTGGCCTGCGTGCTGACCGGCGGCATCCTCTACAGTCTCGGCGTGATCTTCCACTCGTGGCGGCGCTTGCGTTTCCAGAACGCGATCTGGCATGGTTTCGTGCTGCTGGGCGCCGGCTTCCACTATACAGCCGTGCTGGACCTGGTCTTGACCTAG
- a CDS encoding thiamine pyrophosphate-binding protein, with translation MAVSDTQTKGPDWPLAIYESLKAADVRQLCYVPDAGHSRLIRLAHDDPAIATTVLTTEEEGIALSAGAWLGGQRAVLLMQSSGVGNCVNMLSLLASCRFPFLTFVTMRGEWAEFNPWQVPMGKATQAAFEIMGVTVFRLERAEDAGEIASAAAMLAFDSDQPIAVLISQRMIGAKKWTESK, from the coding sequence ATGGCAGTATCCGACACGCAGACCAAAGGCCCCGACTGGCCGCTTGCCATCTACGAGTCACTGAAAGCCGCAGACGTCAGGCAGCTCTGCTACGTGCCCGACGCCGGGCACTCGCGCCTGATTCGTCTCGCGCATGACGATCCCGCGATCGCGACCACGGTGCTGACCACCGAGGAGGAAGGCATTGCGCTGTCGGCCGGCGCCTGGCTCGGCGGCCAGCGCGCGGTGCTGCTGATGCAGTCGAGCGGCGTCGGCAACTGCGTCAACATGCTGTCGCTGCTCGCGAGCTGCCGCTTCCCGTTCCTCACCTTCGTGACCATGCGCGGCGAATGGGCCGAGTTCAATCCGTGGCAGGTGCCGATGGGCAAGGCGACGCAGGCCGCCTTCGAGATCATGGGCGTCACGGTGTTCCGGCTGGAGCGTGCCGAGGACGCCGGCGAGATCGCCTCGGCTGCGGCCATGCTCGCTTTCGACAGCGATCAGCCGATCGCGGTGCTGATCTCGCAGCGGATGATCGGCGCCAAGAAGTGGACGGAGAGCAAGTGA
- a CDS encoding acyl-CoA dehydrogenase family protein: MTEHHPHDELADIRDAVAKLCAQFPGEYWRQLDREMAYPSAFVDALTQAGYLSVLIPEEYGGAGLKLSAAAAILEEIQRAGCNGGGCHAQMYTMGTVLRHGSAEQKAKWLPKVASGELRLQAFGVTEPTSGTDTSSLKTFAKRDGDSYIVNGQKIWTSRAEYSDLMILLARTTPKDQAQKRTDGLSVFIVDMREAKKAGLTIRPIRTMMNHATTEVFFTDMRVPAENLIGEEGKGFRYILSGMNAERILIAAECVGDAKWFIAKATNYAKERVVFGRPIGQNQGIQFPIAKAYASMRAAELMVREATRKYEAGQDCGAEANMAKMLAADASFEAANACIQTHGGFGFAEEYDVERKFRETRLYQVAPISTNLILSYVAEHVLGMPRSY; encoded by the coding sequence ATGACAGAACACCATCCGCACGACGAGCTTGCCGACATCCGCGACGCGGTGGCAAAACTCTGCGCCCAGTTCCCCGGTGAATATTGGCGCCAGCTCGATCGCGAGATGGCCTATCCCTCCGCCTTCGTCGACGCGCTCACGCAGGCCGGCTATCTCTCCGTGCTGATCCCCGAGGAATATGGCGGCGCCGGACTGAAGCTGTCGGCCGCGGCCGCGATCCTGGAGGAGATCCAGCGCGCCGGCTGCAATGGCGGCGGCTGCCATGCGCAGATGTACACGATGGGCACCGTGCTGCGTCACGGCTCTGCGGAGCAGAAGGCGAAGTGGCTGCCGAAGGTCGCCAGCGGCGAATTGCGGCTGCAGGCGTTCGGCGTCACCGAGCCGACCTCGGGCACCGACACCTCCTCGCTGAAGACGTTCGCGAAGCGCGACGGTGACAGCTACATCGTCAACGGCCAGAAGATCTGGACCAGCCGCGCCGAATATTCCGACCTGATGATCCTGCTCGCGCGCACCACGCCGAAGGACCAGGCGCAGAAGCGCACCGATGGCCTCTCGGTCTTCATCGTCGACATGCGCGAGGCCAAGAAGGCCGGGCTGACCATCCGACCGATCCGCACGATGATGAACCACGCCACCACGGAAGTGTTCTTCACCGACATGCGCGTGCCGGCCGAGAATCTGATCGGCGAGGAAGGCAAGGGCTTTCGCTACATCCTCTCCGGCATGAATGCCGAACGCATCCTGATCGCAGCCGAATGCGTCGGCGACGCCAAATGGTTCATCGCCAAGGCGACCAACTACGCCAAGGAGCGTGTCGTGTTCGGCCGGCCGATCGGCCAGAACCAGGGCATCCAGTTTCCGATCGCGAAGGCCTATGCGTCGATGCGCGCCGCCGAGCTGATGGTGAGGGAAGCGACGCGCAAATACGAGGCCGGACAGGATTGCGGCGCCGAGGCCAACATGGCCAAGATGCTCGCGGCCGACGCCTCGTTCGAGGCGGCGAACGCCTGCATCCAGACCCACGGCGGCTTTGGCTTCGCCGAGGAGTACGATGTCGAGCGCAAGTTCCGCGAGACCCGGCTGTACCAGGTCGCGCCGATCTCGACCAATCTCATCCTGTCCTACGTCGCCGAGCACGTGCTCGGCATGCCCAGGTCGTACTGA
- a CDS encoding SDR family NAD(P)-dependent oxidoreductase: MSDMQLAIRGGSPATSRMQGQVCLVTGGGSGIGRAAALKLAAEGAEAVVVAGRREAEIEDTAAQCRALGCEGLAVRADVTRESDVAHLVQAVLDRYGRLDAAFNNAGFQERRAPLEQQGNGVYQDVFDANVRSVFLCLRAQLPIMYARGQGRIVINASVSGVRNPNAGLALYSASKAAVISLARSAAMEAAPRGIRINAIAPGRVVTDMMLRAGVGDIATVAAGLPLRRMGQPEDIAEAVVWLLSDASSYVAGHVLAADGGFLAS; encoded by the coding sequence ATGAGTGATATGCAGCTCGCGATCCGCGGTGGATCGCCCGCGACCTCACGCATGCAGGGGCAGGTCTGCCTCGTCACCGGGGGCGGTTCCGGCATCGGCCGCGCCGCCGCCTTGAAGCTAGCGGCGGAAGGGGCGGAAGCAGTCGTCGTCGCCGGCCGGCGCGAGGCCGAGATCGAGGACACGGCGGCGCAATGCCGGGCGCTCGGCTGCGAGGGGCTCGCCGTGCGAGCCGACGTGACGCGCGAGAGCGACGTGGCGCATCTGGTGCAGGCTGTGCTGGATCGCTACGGCCGGCTGGATGCCGCCTTCAACAATGCCGGGTTTCAGGAGCGCCGGGCGCCGCTCGAGCAGCAGGGTAACGGCGTCTATCAGGACGTGTTCGACGCCAATGTGCGCTCGGTGTTTCTCTGTCTGCGCGCGCAGTTGCCGATCATGTATGCGCGCGGGCAGGGGCGCATCGTGATCAACGCCTCCGTGAGCGGCGTGCGCAATCCGAATGCCGGGCTCGCGCTCTATTCGGCATCGAAGGCCGCCGTCATTTCGCTGGCCCGTTCGGCGGCGATGGAGGCGGCACCGCGCGGCATCCGAATCAACGCGATCGCGCCGGGACGCGTCGTCACCGACATGATGCTGCGCGCCGGTGTCGGCGACATCGCGACCGTCGCCGCGGGTCTGCCGCTACGCAGGATGGGGCAGCCGGAGGACATCGCCGAGGCCGTGGTCTGGCTATTGTCCGACGCGTCGTCCTATGTCGCCGGCCACGTCTTGGCCGCCGATGGCGGGTTTCTCGCATCGTGA
- the mdlC gene encoding benzoylformate decarboxylase — protein MAKTTKTTTKPITVKQATFELLRAFGVKKVFGNPGSTELPFLSDWPDDIDYVLGLQEASVVGMADGYAQATRNAGFVNLHSAAGVGNALGNIYTAYRNQTPLVITAGQQARSILPLQAFLYAERPSEFPRPYVKYSVEPARPEDVPAAIARAYYTAMQPPCGPTFVSIPIDDWMHPAQPVAARKISRELGPDRAAMDELVGALTAAKNPALIVGPGIDRAGCVELMVAVAEKAKASIWVSPFSARCSFPERHPQFAGFLHAAPGQLSDALKPHDLVVVIGAPVFTFHVEGHAAIFDGGTTIYQITDDADGAAVPPLGTSIVATMRPALSLLLELMPETKRAAPKGRALPEAPKASDPIPVDYLLHTLSQTLPQGSAIVEEIPSHRPLMYKFMPMPGADSFYTMASGGLGYSLPAAVGMALGRRQGRTVCLIGDGSAMYSLQALWTAAQRKLPMTVVVINNSGYGAMRSFSQVMQVRNVPGLELPGLDFVKLAEGMGCDAVRVSKAAELAGALARSLAHDGTSLVEVMVDSAVPLLYAQKS, from the coding sequence TTGGCCAAAACAACGAAAACAACAACCAAGCCCATCACGGTCAAGCAAGCCACCTTCGAGCTGCTGCGCGCGTTCGGCGTCAAAAAAGTGTTCGGCAATCCCGGCTCGACCGAGCTGCCGTTCCTGAGCGATTGGCCCGACGACATCGACTACGTGCTCGGCCTGCAGGAGGCGAGCGTGGTCGGCATGGCCGACGGCTATGCGCAGGCAACGCGCAATGCCGGCTTCGTCAATCTGCATTCGGCGGCCGGCGTCGGCAACGCGCTCGGCAACATCTACACCGCGTATCGCAACCAGACGCCGCTGGTGATCACCGCCGGTCAGCAGGCACGTTCGATCCTGCCGCTGCAGGCGTTCCTGTATGCCGAGCGTCCGTCCGAATTTCCGAGACCCTACGTCAAATACAGCGTCGAGCCGGCGCGCCCCGAGGACGTGCCGGCCGCGATCGCGCGCGCCTACTACACCGCGATGCAGCCGCCCTGCGGCCCGACCTTCGTCTCGATCCCGATCGACGACTGGATGCATCCGGCGCAGCCGGTCGCAGCGCGCAAGATCAGCCGCGAGCTCGGCCCGGACCGCGCGGCGATGGACGAACTGGTCGGCGCCCTCACTGCCGCGAAAAATCCCGCACTCATCGTCGGCCCCGGCATCGATCGCGCCGGCTGCGTCGAGCTGATGGTCGCGGTCGCGGAGAAGGCCAAGGCGAGCATCTGGGTCAGCCCGTTCTCAGCGCGCTGCTCGTTCCCCGAGCGCCATCCGCAATTCGCCGGGTTTCTGCACGCCGCGCCCGGGCAGTTGTCGGACGCGCTGAAGCCGCACGACCTCGTCGTGGTGATCGGCGCGCCCGTCTTCACCTTCCATGTCGAGGGCCATGCCGCGATCTTCGACGGCGGGACGACGATCTATCAGATCACGGATGACGCTGATGGCGCCGCGGTACCGCCGCTCGGCACCAGCATCGTCGCCACCATGCGCCCGGCGCTGTCGCTGCTGCTCGAGCTGATGCCCGAAACCAAACGCGCCGCGCCGAAGGGCCGCGCGCTGCCCGAAGCGCCAAAAGCGTCCGATCCGATCCCGGTCGACTATCTGCTGCATACGCTGTCACAGACCCTGCCCCAAGGGAGCGCCATCGTCGAGGAGATCCCCTCGCACCGCCCGTTGATGTACAAGTTCATGCCGATGCCGGGCGCGGACTCCTTCTACACGATGGCGAGCGGCGGCCTCGGCTACAGCCTGCCGGCCGCGGTCGGCATGGCGCTGGGACGGCGACAAGGCCGCACGGTGTGCCTGATCGGCGACGGCTCGGCGATGTACTCGCTGCAGGCGCTGTGGACCGCCGCGCAGCGCAAGCTGCCGATGACGGTCGTCGTCATCAACAATTCCGGCTACGGCGCGATGCGCTCGTTCAGCCAGGTCATGCAGGTGCGCAATGTCCCTGGGCTGGAGCTGCCTGGACTCGATTTCGTCAAGCTCGCCGAAGGCATGGGCTGCGACGCGGTGCGCGTCAGCAAGGCGGCCGAGCTCGCTGGCGCCTTGGCCCGCAGCCTCGCGCATGACGGCACCAGCCTGGTCGAGGTGATGGTGGATTCCGCCGTGCCGCTGCTCTACGCGCAGAAGAGCTGA
- a CDS encoding outer membrane beta-barrel protein: protein MVTRSQRGVTLALVEVLLLTVMVVDAASAQQTIKAKPTDVVPGRADRLFFRHVTARSIYYNVPRITSDSRTLMMRQDPRGVSALLRPVREAGAPSLAAPGKGAAAAGGFAFGPANFQPARGALMATAEPVREAARAAQSAPQAAARQMAAAPAALPPPAKPAETVAAAQPAAVLRNRDVLPDRNLDTVRPPPVTAEAKPYDPTGLTVGSFLVKPAVEIQAGYDTNPTRRAGGPGSPVAIVATEVSVRSQWERHQLNADFRGAYTEDTNVRSISHPTFEARAQGRYDVTEGTAVTGEARFVNDALTLPGALKLPRATSFGGSAGVLQKIGPTEIAFKGTADRVVFNDAVITANVPLRTQDRNYTQPGAQVRVTYVLTPTISPFVDMSFDRRNHDLQVDFNGQRRDSSGISARGGAVVNLGSLTGEASVGYLTRRMDSPLMPNVSGVIADATLAWAATDATTFVLVARSQASETPALNVSGILSRDVILQMDHQFEPWLVGTLRGGYGQDQFVGIGRTDQRMFVAAGGTYKMNRNIQLKSEVRTEWTRSNIVMNNFMAVVGVVGVRFQY from the coding sequence ATGGTGACGCGATCCCAGCGCGGGGTCACGCTTGCGCTCGTCGAGGTGCTGCTGCTGACCGTCATGGTGGTCGACGCCGCGTCCGCGCAGCAGACCATCAAGGCCAAGCCGACGGATGTGGTTCCGGGACGTGCCGATCGGCTGTTCTTTCGCCACGTCACCGCGCGCAGCATCTACTACAACGTCCCTCGGATCACGAGCGACAGCCGGACGCTGATGATGCGGCAGGATCCACGCGGCGTGAGCGCGCTGTTGCGTCCGGTGCGTGAGGCCGGAGCGCCGTCGCTCGCTGCACCCGGCAAGGGCGCCGCGGCGGCCGGCGGCTTTGCATTTGGACCGGCGAATTTCCAACCGGCGCGCGGCGCGCTGATGGCAACGGCCGAGCCGGTGCGTGAGGCCGCACGCGCGGCGCAATCCGCGCCGCAAGCGGCCGCCAGGCAGATGGCAGCGGCGCCCGCCGCGTTGCCGCCGCCGGCCAAGCCCGCAGAGACCGTGGCCGCGGCCCAGCCTGCGGCCGTGCTGCGCAATCGCGATGTGCTGCCCGATCGCAATCTCGATACAGTGAGGCCGCCGCCGGTAACGGCCGAAGCCAAGCCCTACGATCCGACGGGCTTGACGGTCGGATCATTCCTCGTGAAGCCGGCCGTCGAGATCCAGGCCGGCTATGACACCAACCCGACCCGGCGCGCCGGTGGACCTGGATCTCCCGTCGCCATCGTGGCAACCGAAGTCTCGGTCCGCTCGCAATGGGAGCGGCATCAGCTCAACGCCGATTTTCGCGGCGCCTACACCGAGGACACCAACGTCCGCTCCATCAGCCATCCGACCTTCGAGGCGCGGGCGCAAGGCCGCTACGACGTCACCGAGGGCACTGCCGTCACGGGCGAGGCGCGTTTCGTCAATGATGCCCTGACGCTGCCGGGCGCGCTCAAGCTGCCGCGCGCCACGAGCTTCGGCGGCAGCGCCGGCGTGCTGCAGAAGATCGGCCCGACCGAGATCGCGTTCAAGGGAACGGCCGACCGCGTCGTGTTCAACGATGCCGTCATCACGGCCAACGTGCCGCTGCGGACGCAGGACCGCAACTACACCCAGCCGGGCGCGCAGGTCCGTGTCACCTATGTGCTGACGCCGACCATCTCGCCCTTCGTCGACATGAGCTTCGACCGCCGCAATCACGATCTGCAGGTCGACTTCAACGGGCAGCGCCGCGACTCCAGCGGCATCTCCGCGCGCGGCGGTGCCGTCGTCAATCTGGGATCGCTGACCGGCGAAGCCTCGGTCGGCTATCTCACGCGCCGGATGGATTCGCCGTTGATGCCGAACGTCAGCGGCGTGATCGCAGACGCGACGCTGGCCTGGGCCGCGACCGACGCGACGACCTTCGTGCTGGTGGCGCGCTCGCAGGCGTCGGAGACGCCGGCGCTGAACGTCTCGGGAATCCTGTCGCGTGACGTGATCCTGCAGATGGACCATCAGTTCGAGCCATGGCTGGTCGGCACGCTGCGCGGCGGCTATGGGCAGGATCAGTTCGTCGGCATCGGTCGGACCGATCAGCGCATGTTCGTGGCCGCCGGCGGCACCTACAAGATGAACCGCAACATCCAGCTGAAGAGCGAGGTCCGCACCGAGTGGACGCGCTCCAACATCGTGATGAACAATTTCATGGCCGTGGTCGGCGTGGTCGGCGTGCGCTTCCAGTATTGA
- a CDS encoding FAS1-like dehydratase domain-containing protein translates to MTDTLDLDHLRQWVGRSAEATDIVTAQLTKGLRATLFQDIGEPTTGQVAPYTVHWCLGQPVFPHDQLGPDGHPTRGGFLPPVPLPRRMWAGGEVQFVDPLRVGDLATRVSTISDISLKSGSTGQLCFVSVEHVVSTPRGVAIRERQDIVYRDMGGSQPAPAKAPPPPPAAQHSESHISDPVLLFRYSALTFNGHRIHYDRDYVTKVEGYPGLIFHGPLQAALLIEFAAKLKGKPPAKFAYRGVQPLFEGTEFSVNANSSDGGLELWTANAERQPTMKGTATW, encoded by the coding sequence ATGACGGACACGCTCGATCTCGATCACCTCAGGCAATGGGTCGGCCGCAGCGCCGAGGCGACCGACATCGTCACCGCGCAGCTCACCAAGGGCCTGCGCGCGACGCTGTTCCAGGACATCGGCGAGCCCACGACCGGCCAGGTCGCCCCCTACACGGTGCATTGGTGCCTCGGCCAGCCGGTGTTTCCACATGATCAGCTCGGTCCCGACGGCCATCCGACCCGCGGCGGCTTCCTGCCGCCGGTGCCGCTGCCGCGGCGGATGTGGGCCGGCGGCGAGGTCCAGTTCGTCGATCCCCTGCGCGTCGGCGATCTCGCGACCCGCGTCTCGACCATCTCCGACATCTCCTTGAAGAGCGGCTCGACCGGCCAGCTCTGCTTCGTTTCCGTCGAGCACGTCGTGTCGACGCCGCGTGGTGTTGCCATCCGCGAGCGCCAGGACATCGTCTACCGCGACATGGGCGGCAGCCAGCCTGCGCCGGCGAAAGCGCCGCCGCCTCCCCCGGCCGCGCAGCACAGCGAGAGCCATATCTCCGATCCCGTGCTGCTGTTCCGCTATTCGGCGCTGACCTTCAACGGCCACCGCATCCATTACGACCGCGACTACGTCACCAAGGTCGAAGGCTATCCGGGCCTGATCTTCCACGGCCCGCTGCAGGCCGCGCTGCTGATCGAGTTCGCCGCCAAGCTCAAGGGCAAGCCGCCGGCGAAGTTCGCCTATCGCGGCGTGCAGCCGCTGTTCGAGGGCACCGAGTTCTCCGTCAACGCCAACAGCAGCGACGGCGGCCTCGAGCTATGGACCGCCAATGCCGAGCGGCAGCCGACGATGAAGGGCACGGCGACGTGGTGA
- a CDS encoding CaiB/BaiF CoA transferase family protein, producing the protein MLPLEGITVVAVEQAVAAPFCSSRLADAGAHVIKIERPEGDFARGYDAAAKGQSSYFVWLNRGKDSRVVDLAKPEGRAELEKLIASADVLLQNLKPGSMDKMGFARERLRNDYPKLICCTITGYGDSGPYADRKAYDLLIQAESGLASITGGPDGPSRVGMSIVDVATGATAHAAILEALIKRGRTGEGADIRISMFDVMADWLTVPLLNAEAGNAPKRIGLAHPSIAPYGVFTSKDGKDILISIQSEREWTTLCAKVLEQPALPEDPRFNTMVARVRNRALTDGIVAECFAALSRNELLAKLAAADIAFAEVNSMADLAVHPHLRRIEVSTPNGTVSYPAPAAIVVGDDRRYGAVPAIGEAASPHQRKG; encoded by the coding sequence ATGCTGCCGCTTGAAGGGATCACCGTCGTCGCCGTCGAGCAGGCTGTGGCGGCGCCGTTCTGCTCGTCGCGCCTCGCCGATGCCGGCGCCCATGTCATCAAGATCGAGCGGCCCGAGGGCGATTTCGCTAGAGGCTACGATGCTGCCGCCAAGGGGCAGAGCAGCTACTTCGTCTGGCTCAACCGCGGCAAGGATTCTCGTGTTGTCGATCTCGCCAAGCCGGAAGGCCGCGCCGAGTTGGAGAAGCTGATCGCGAGCGCCGACGTGCTGCTGCAGAACCTCAAGCCGGGCTCGATGGACAAGATGGGCTTTGCGCGCGAGCGGCTGCGCAACGACTATCCGAAGCTGATCTGCTGCACCATCACGGGCTATGGCGACAGCGGGCCTTATGCCGACCGCAAGGCCTATGATCTGCTGATCCAGGCCGAGAGCGGCCTCGCCTCGATCACCGGCGGCCCGGACGGGCCGTCGCGCGTCGGCATGTCCATCGTCGATGTCGCAACGGGCGCCACCGCGCATGCCGCGATCCTGGAGGCGCTGATCAAGCGCGGCAGGACCGGCGAAGGCGCCGACATCCGGATCTCGATGTTCGACGTGATGGCCGACTGGCTCACGGTGCCGCTGCTCAACGCCGAGGCCGGCAACGCCCCGAAGCGCATCGGGCTGGCGCATCCGTCGATCGCGCCATACGGCGTGTTCACCTCGAAAGACGGCAAGGACATCCTGATCTCGATCCAGAGCGAGCGCGAGTGGACGACGCTGTGCGCCAAGGTGCTGGAGCAGCCGGCTTTGCCTGAAGATCCCCGCTTCAACACCATGGTCGCGCGCGTCCGCAACCGCGCCCTCACCGACGGCATCGTCGCTGAATGCTTCGCGGCATTGTCGCGCAACGAGCTGCTCGCAAAACTCGCCGCCGCCGACATCGCCTTTGCCGAGGTCAACAGCATGGCGGATCTCGCCGTCCATCCGCATCTGCGGCGCATCGAGGTGAGCACGCCGAACGGCACCGTCAGCTATCCGGCGCCGGCGGCGATCGTCGTCGGCGACGACAGGCGCTATGGCGCGGTGCCGGCGATCGGTGAGGCCGCCTCGCCGCACCAGCGAAAGGGATGA